The DNA window agtcagcaggagctgaGAGTTTTCTTAGCACTTTACAGGATTGGTCCCATAATCACTAGAAAGAAAATTCCCAGCATTCCTCTTACAAAAAGGAGAAACCAGTTCCCTACCCCTATTAGAGAAATCAGTTCCCTACCCAGCCCAAGGAAGAACCATCTTCCTTCTAAAAAGAGGTACCCTGTCCTCGGTACCAGGGATAACTGCACAATAGAAACAgtacttttaaaaagttgtattgTGATGTTTGCGCCATGCCAGTCCAGAAAATATATTATGGGAAAAGTGTGTGAGGCTCTGTATTATCTGCAGTTGGGGagaaaaattaagataaaatttataaaacacaaaaaagcataTATTTGGTTTGCCACaattacagaaaaatcctttactAATACTACTAATTTCATAATATACATACTTTCTTGAATAGCTTAAAGGCACCTTTACCTTATAACTGGTTTTTAGAAAGGAAGGTGATGTAATAATGTCTGTATTTTTGTGGATGAATTTAAtgttcattaaaacaaaaaactgataGCCTTGACTGGAGCTAAGTACTAACCAAGTTTCTCCACACATAGGTCTGCTAGTAGATCTTGCAACATTCTTGTTATTCCACAATTGGGTGGGTCTAGTCATAATACAAGCAGATATTTATCAAGCTTCcctgcacacagctctgccaatacacCTCACTTCTGTCTTGCAAAACTCCAGTTATTCCTCTGTCTCTCAGGCATAGCCTGTCAGCTAAGTGGTGATTTTAGACCTGCTCctgttattgaagtcaatggtaaagtccccattgatttcagtgatgcaGGATCAAGGTCTGGGAGATGTAGAGAAATGTCCATTGGGGATTAGGATGAGATGAACTTGTTTTCTTAGTGAGTTACTTTGGTTTTAACGCAGGTCTTTAAAGGTAATCCTTTGAGCCTCGTTCTGCTCTCACTACAGCAGtgtcaatccagagtaactctattgatttcaattgaattACACCACTGTGAGCaatggcggatttagagttagtggggccccgtgcgcagcttcattttcttccccccccacccccacctctctgGACCcatccaagaaaaagaacattctctcttatctcccccccacacaccatttttcattctttttttttcttcatcctcctcctatattataagtaatgggaagtaaattaaaataaagtgaggtaccttaattggggcagggggtaggggtgcaggaggagatgtGGGGgtcaggttctgggagggagtctgggttCTGGGTGTGggcgctggggtggggcaaagggggttggagtgtggaagggagtgtgggggttGGGCTCCGGGAGCTAGCTTGGGTGtgggctcttggctggggcatggagttggggtgtgggagggtgaggggtTGGGCTCCGGGAGGAAGattgggtgtggggtgcaggctctgggctggggcagggggttggggtgcaggagcggagCAAGAGGGTGGCACTTACCTTGACCAGCACACATTCCTCTAGCAACGACTCCTTGGCCGGGATGTGTGTATGTCTCCgcactctgctgcctgcagttgccacccctgcagcgcccattggccacagttcctgcctgagccctgctgcacctctggctgggactcaggggcagattgtcagatgagatttgtcctgcatgttgggggccccatgccactgcacagtttgtttcatggtaaatccgctcCTGAGTGTGAGTTAAGAATCTGACCACTAATGTGTTACCCTTTGTGTGATCTGACTTCCAGTGGGCCTGTTGTGTTATTTCCCCCTGGAAAAAGTTTGCTAGTAAAATCTTGTAGGTTTTAAATATCAGTAACTCTAGTTTTCTTTATAATGAATGCCATATTCACCACTGATGTAAACAGGAATTGGTTTCATTAGAATTACCCCATTTATACCAGCAGTTGAATTTGGGCCACAGTTTTCTGTTCAGGATTTTATGGAATATTGAGTAAGTATAAGATACAAGCAAAACGTTATATGTCAAAATAAGGCTTATTCTTTCCTCTgtgtaataatttattattatatgaaaaatatatttactttttaaaaaaatgttttacccTTCTTGGCAGTCTACTAAACAAAATGAGGTGAGTTTGGTGAATGAGTATAATGCAGGTCTATGACTATGGATGATAGTACTGAGAAGCCTGGAGGAACTTCTTATCAGTGGTGGTGACACAGATCTATATACTTATAACTCCCTGTACATGGAGAAGCCAATGCTCCCCTAACACAAGTAGTTTCTCTAGCAATGGTCTATGTTGATCAAAGCTGCATTATTTAAATCTATCTGGAGAGAACTTTACATTTTCCACAGTGTATTTTTTGAAAAGTCTTATTCTTAATAGCTAAAATATGTGAAACTTGTATATTTTCTGTTATATTTTCATTCTTTACATAGCTGGCCAGTTCCCCCAAAGGCACATCGTAGGAGAGGGAATAGCAACTTTGTACAAGAGGAAAAAGACAGACACCCCAGTTACACTTTGCTTCAGTCGCATCACACAAAAATCCCAGACATGCAGGGAGCTTGGAATGGCAGAACAGAGCCTGCAGGCTCTACCTCGCTCTGCCTGCTGCCGTACGGTTCACAGTTTCCTGACACCTTCAAAGCCCAAACGAGGAATCCTGCAATTAGTGTAGGCAGGCTCCTCCTTTACTGCAGTCTTCTTTTCGATTGGTAAAATGTCGTTGCTGGCTCGtgatcccaccccttccctgtgtTTTCATTCCGAATCAATCCACAACTTTACACCTGCATGAGTGCCAAGCCTCTGTGGATATAAAAGGGAAACCTTCCAGAGGCATTTCAGAGTTACAGGGAAGAAGCTGAAGAAAGGGAATTCGCCCAGCTCGCTCGGGTAGAACCCGAACCAACCATGATTCCCCCTGCCGTGCACTTCTCCGGTTTTCTCCTAGCCTGCGTCTTCATGAAAAGCTGTTTGGCTTTCAAGAATGATGCCACAGAGATCCTTTATACGCATGTGGTCAAACCTGTGCCAGCGAGCCCTAGCAGCAACAGCACCCTGAATCAAGCCAGGAACGGAGGCAGGCATTACGGCAACACCGGATTAGATCGTAACAGTAAGTGTTTCACTTTTAGCGTTTCCCATCCCTTGCTACGGCGCTTGTAGGGTGGGTTTATGCCTAACCACTGTAACCCTACGCTTCTGGTCGAACCCATGTCCAGTTTGCAGTAAGAACCATGCCTGGGTCCATGAGCCCCTTTTCCTTAGGCAGGCttcggagtagcagccgggtCAGTCggtacctgcaaaaagaaaaggagggcgtgtggcaccttagaggctaacaaattgagcggagcataagctttcctgagctacagctcacttcatcggactcgCTTCACCTCCTAGGCAGTGATCCCGGAGAGGGGTAATTTAACAAAACCCCGCTGGATTTGCTACTCCCCAGAGCCACACACTCAGCCTGGCGTTCGGGCTTTGCCTCAGCCCGTTTTCTGCCTGCGCGTTCCATCGCCCCGGTAATAGGTCAAGGGGAATAAAATCTACAGTGAAATCCAGGGAAGGAGACTACGATCTGCTAGTTCTTTACTCCCTCTGGACACACACCGACCAACCTCACCCTCACCGTGTTTGGGGCATCACGGGACTGACTGTCTCAGGTTCAGTAATTTAAACCGGGAGCTCAGGTTCTGACGCTGCTGCAGTAGAAAAGAGGAGGAAGGTaaagaaaatgggggggggggggatgacattttaaatgtgctttttttAACTCACTCACCCTGGCTTTCAGTGCCGTAGTGTGTAGGTGCCGCATCCTGTCCGGGCAACTTCAGAAATGTAAATCTTCCAGACCAAAAAAAGCTTTTGATTTTGTTCcagctttttgtttttctcttccgGGTTTAGCACTTGCCTGCTTAACGCCGCtagcaaaagtaaacaaacaggttCACAACCTGCCTGTGACCTCTGCTCCAACTTACTTTTTAAtgatatgtatatatattaatgTTATGGGATTTTCTCCTCCCGATACGCTGCGGACGTGGAAACCTTTCTTTCTAGCTTgatcccttccctcccatccccacttcATTACGCTAAAATGAAAACCCGACCCACATTCATTCAGTAAGAACAGCGGCATCGCTGGAAAGCAAAGGCAAAACCTGATGGCAATATCCTCCAGCAAAGCCAAGACGCGTCAGCTTTCATGCATACGGGTGGTTTACCTGCACAGGAAATGTCTCGTCATTATGAGATTACTGGAGCAGCCCAGTAGGTATTCGTTGTCAATGACCTGTCACTACGGGAAAGCTGAACCTGTACATACATAAAAACAGAAGCCAAACAAATCAAAGCTGTGATCAGCTGCTTCCCGGTACATTCCTGAGCGCAGCTGCAGGGAAGAAGGAGAGCGTGAATCATTCAAGCGAGTCAAGCAGTCCAGAAACCAGTCCTTTTGTAAATCATCTATCCAGAACAGTCTTCAAATTCCTAATCCCCCTGGACTGTGCACCTTGCAAGCAGTGGGGAAAGGGACAAGGAGAAACGGTTGGCTTAACTCGATGTCTCTGATtaaagtttgattaaaaaaaacaaaccaaagcagAAGCATTTTGTAACTCATGGGGTGAGGTACCTTCAAACTCTTCTATTTGTATTGTAAGGTATCATTCTAGGGATTattacttctatttttaaaagcatcaatGGTGAGCCCTCTTGTATAATATGTGTACAATCTCCAGTGTACATTTCCtccagaaagaggaagagaacagCCAGTGAAGGATTGCATATTACATTGCCTTCATGTCTAAGTGGAATTACTGAACTAAACAGTTGTGTTTATTGCTGTGAGCAGAGCTGCACATAATAGCAGGTACAAACATGCCTATATTTGCAGCTCTGCACCTTTATACCATGTCAACGCACCTAGAGAACTAAAATGTTGCCTCAGGATTTGCAAGTATTCCCTCTATTAGGTATAAGGAATACTGTACATACTAATACGTTATCCTTAAGGCAAAATGACCAGTGTACATGGTTAACAATTTGAAAATCATGTGCAAAACATAATTTTCAAACACGTAcaacttttattatttataaaacagTTTCTCTTCAGAACACTAGCCTTCACTGGAGAGGAAATCCATAGCaagtatgacattttaaaataaaacaattctttATTCAAATGCATTGGAATAATTTCCAAAGTCCTAAAAAACACTATTTTTCACACTAACAGTCAAACAGTTTTACCAAACATCCCAGAGCAAATTCCTTCTAAAAGAACAAGCAAGAGACATTTCAACCCCTGGGGCATTTTTTGCCTCCATGCACCTGACCATAGGGGGCTTAGAATGAAATTGCCTCCTTTACTGTGACTATATTGTTCATGCAGTGCTATGACATAACTATCATTATTTGTATCatgatagcacctagaggcccccaTCATGGATCAAGGTCCTATTGTGTTAGGCactttatacatatataattaaAAGATCATCCCCAAAAGCTTATAGTCTAAGCCTGTGTCATCAATTGCTATGCATGCTGTGATCATTTGAAAATGAGTTGGAGTCTGAAGAATGGCTTTCTTTATGAATCTCAATGTTCATTGTTCTGTGCATTTTGCAGATCGCGTTCAAGTTGGCTGCCGGGAACTGAGATCCACCAAGTACATTTCAGATGGCCAGTGTACCAGCATAAATCCTTTGAAAGAGCTTGTGTGTGCTGGTGAGTGCCTTCCTTTGCCAGTGCTCCCTAACTGGATTGGAGGAGGTTATGGACCCAAGTACTGGAGCAGAAGGAGCTCCCAAGAGTGGAGATGTGTCAATGACAAAACTCGCACACAGAGGATCCAGCTCCAGTGTCAAGATGGAAGTACAAGAACCTACAAAATAACTGTGGTCACGGCCTGCAAATGCAAGAGGTACACCAGGCAGCACAACGAGTCCAGCCACAATTTTGAGGGAACCTCTCAGGCAAAGCCCACCCAGCAtcacaaagagagaaaaagagccAGTAAATCCAGCAAGCACAGCTCAAGTTAGAAGTCAGGCAACCCTTCCCCCAAAACTGAACTCATCTGAACCATCTTCTTTACAGATCTGACTGCTTAAAAGACAAGTCTGCCATTGCTGTGTTCTCACTTGACAGTGCATTGCTTTGACCAAACTCAAAATGGCATTCTGTGCATATGGACCTTTTTGGTGATTTTCCAAATGCTCCAGATGGGCAGTACCACAAGCCTTCTAACCCCACACAATGAAGTCTTACATTTTTTGAGGTGTGGAAGCAAAGAATTGTTCCCATGAACATtcactgaaattttattttttagaaaggtGCTTTGTTGTGAGTTTTCACGGGAACAGTTGATTAGCAAATGTCTCTTGCCTTCCAAATAATATTTTATGAACTTTTGACATATTTGCTTAAAAGCAGCCATCGGTAACTGTTAGTTTCATTCTAACAAAACAATGCCTTGCATGCTGATCTTTTTCTTCTGTCTACCAAAAACTAAAATATGCATGGCAGCAATTGAAAAGTAAAGCTGAATAAACTATTTATTTGTCACTGTAATTATTTAATGAGCTTTttacatgtaattttttttcaaaatgttcatcTTATGTTTTATAGCTTTTTCCATGTATCAAAGTATTTTCTTATGATTTGTGACTGAATTAGAATACACATTTTGTAGATAATGTAAAATAGATGTTTTAGCATTCTtggtacatatatatatatatttcattttgaacATTAATAgttttgggttttattttgcaaatagcattttgaaaactgttttgtaCATCATAAGCtctgtattatttttgtttaaagtgtGCAATCAAAAGATAGAAATGACTTCCTTTCAGATTCAtccgtttctctctctcttttttttttaacaaaataaaca is part of the Dermochelys coriacea isolate rDerCor1 chromosome 2, rDerCor1.pri.v4, whole genome shotgun sequence genome and encodes:
- the SOSTDC1 gene encoding sclerostin domain-containing protein 1, yielding MIPPAVHFSGFLLACVFMKSCLAFKNDATEILYTHVVKPVPASPSSNSTLNQARNGGRHYGNTGLDRNNRVQVGCRELRSTKYISDGQCTSINPLKELVCAGECLPLPVLPNWIGGGYGPKYWSRRSSQEWRCVNDKTRTQRIQLQCQDGSTRTYKITVVTACKCKRYTRQHNESSHNFEGTSQAKPTQHHKERKRASKSSKHSSS